The Arcanobacterium pinnipediorum genome includes the window AGGAATGCCTAGTATCGCGTACAGTATTAAGTAGTATTTTTAACGAAAGTAGGTTGCGGTGAAATTAATCGTTGAGCATGATGTTTTTACAGAAGCCGTTACATGGGTTGCGCGTACCATTCCGAATCGCCCAGCGATCCCAGTGCTTGCTGGACTGAAGATACAGGCATCTCAAAACGGCATCGTTTCGTTGAGTTCACGTGACTCCGATATTTCATCCCACGTTGATATTGAAGCAGATGTGCTCAACGCTGGTGATGTTTTAATCAACGGTCGCCTGCTCGCCGATATTTGCCGTGCCCTCCCGCGTAAACCCATCGAACTCACTCTCGATGGCACCAAACTCGACATCGAATGCGGATCGTCGCACTTCTCAATGAAAACAATGGCGAGCGAAGATTTCACCGACAACGACCAGATGCCACCGGTGGTAGGAACAGTCGATGGTGCACAGTGGCTAGAGGCGATCAGCCAAGTAACCATCGCGGCGTCTAACGACGATACGTTGCCGCTCCTAGTATCAGTGTGTATCGAGATTCACGGCGATTCGGTTGCACTTATGGCAACTGATCGCTACCGCCTCGCTGTTCGCGAACTGTCGTGGAAACCGGCAGATGCTACGATTTCGCAGCGTATTTTGGTTCGCGCTTCGCGCCTGCTTGATATCGCCAAGGCACTCGGATCTGCTGGCCCGATCGATATCTCACTGTCTGATTCGTTGATTGGATTTGCTGCCGGTGGTAGGCACAACACTGTTCAGCTTATTGACGGCGAATATCCGCAAGTTCTTTCGCTTTTCCCGGCAGAAAGCGCAGGATACATGGTGATGGATCGTGCTGATATGCTCGATGCTATCAAGCGTTCGCGCCTGGTGGTGGAGAAAAATGCTGCGGTTCGCCTCTCCTTTACTGAAGGTGAAGTTACTATCGAGGCAGGGCAAGGCGATCAGGCACAAGCCTCGGAAGCTCTTGCTGCTGAAGTAGTAGGCGAAGATCTCAAGATGGCGTTTAACCCGATCTTCCTTCAGGAAGGTTTTTCGGTTATGACTGGCGAAAAAGTTCGCCTCTCAGTTACCCATCCAACGAAGCCAGCAGTGATGACGGCGGAAAAAGACGGCGAGTCCATCGAAGATTTCCGCTTGTTGCTGATGCCGGTTCGTACGTTCGGTAACAACTGACGCCGTGTATATCTCTGACCTCGCGCTGAACGATTTTCGTTCTTATCGCGAAGTTATTGTTTCCTGCCAACCAGGGATCACCACGTTTATTGGCGAAAACGGTCAAGGAAAAACGAATCTCGTCGAAGCAATCGGCTACCTCGCAACTTTTTCCTCACATCGAGTCAACGCCGATGCAAGTCTTGTTCGCCAAGGA containing:
- the dnaN gene encoding DNA polymerase III subunit beta, with translation MKLIVEHDVFTEAVTWVARTIPNRPAIPVLAGLKIQASQNGIVSLSSRDSDISSHVDIEADVLNAGDVLINGRLLADICRALPRKPIELTLDGTKLDIECGSSHFSMKTMASEDFTDNDQMPPVVGTVDGAQWLEAISQVTIAASNDDTLPLLVSVCIEIHGDSVALMATDRYRLAVRELSWKPADATISQRILVRASRLLDIAKALGSAGPIDISLSDSLIGFAAGGRHNTVQLIDGEYPQVLSLFPAESAGYMVMDRADMLDAIKRSRLVVEKNAAVRLSFTEGEVTIEAGQGDQAQASEALAAEVVGEDLKMAFNPIFLQEGFSVMTGEKVRLSVTHPTKPAVMTAEKDGESIEDFRLLLMPVRTFGNN